In Candidatus Hydrogenedentota bacterium, the genomic stretch GTAACAGCATAAGCCTGGCCGTACTGGCGTACACCGAGATGACAAATGGCATCGAGCAGTATTTCGACAAGGGAAAACTGGCCTACATGGTCAACTACGCCGTTCAGGACCGGATCGTCGCGGATATCCAGCGGGCGCGGGCAGGCGGCGTGGACGCGGTACTCGTGTTTCTGCACTGGGGCGATGAGTATCAGCGTCAGCCCGCAAGGCGGCAGGTATCGCTGGGCGACGCGCTCATTGCGGCGGGCGCGGACCTGGTCGTGGGGTGTCACCCGCACATGACGCAGCCGGCGGTCTGGCGCACGGTTCAAGACGCAAACGGCCAACAGCGCCGCGGATTGGTTGCTTATTCGCTGGGCAATTTCATTTCAAGCCAACGCGACCGCTACAAGGATGCGGGGGCGATACTCGATGTGCGGCTTGAGAAAGGGCCGGGGGAGCAGCGTGCGCGCGTCGTTGCCGGGGAATTGGTCCCCACCTGGATCCAGATATGCCGGTCTGCCGGAAAGACGGATTATCGCGTGCTCTCCGCGCAGGCTGTCGCCGTGGACTGGCCACTGGGCCTGGACCCGCTGGTGCGGAAATCCGAGTATGAGCGCGCGGTCCTGGCTGTAACGGACCTGGAACAGCTGCTGTCGGGCGCCGGCCCCGATGCGCTGCGCATGGCGGGGTCCCCTGCCCCCTATGCCCGCCCGCGTTTCTTTGCCGGCGGGCGCGGCTGGTTTTCGTGTTCCGAGCCGTTCCTCGAGGCTGCCTGGGACCTCGCCGTCTCCGGCAAGTCCGCCCGTTTGGGCGCAGGGCCGGTTCGCGCGGACGACCGAGACGGGTTTGGCGGCGCACTGGAGACACACGTCTCTGCGCATTCCTCGTTTCTGGCCCAACGCGGCGCGGCGGTTCCGGTGAAATGGAATTTGCGTGAAACGATGCTGCGGGAGCTATTCGGCGTCGACGCCGCCGGCACGGAGTGGAGCGCCCTGTCGTTTGTGCCGCGAGTGCCGCACAGTCTGGAACACGCCACGCTCACGCTTCCTGCGCGCGAGGGCAGCGTAACGGCGCGGTACGTGCGCGCGAAGGGTTTCGAGGTGGTTCTGCCACGCGGTTCGCGTTTCCATACGCAGAACGCGCGCACGGAAGTCCCCGTCGTGGTGTCGTGGCTTCCCAG encodes the following:
- a CDS encoding CapA family protein, producing the protein MAVLRTAPQAGRWPVRALLAVIVLSAPAQAAFGRQPQGTSALHLRFTGDIMMHVSQLNATRPERGTDYRFETFFEGVRPLLQDADFTVGNLETTLIERNYTGYPCFGSPECLGRALAWAGFDVLVTANNHTLDKLETGVRNTLDILDAYGLRHAGTARSPVEAAHLLVLERNSISLAVLAYTEMTNGIEQYFDKGKLAYMVNYAVQDRIVADIQRARAGGVDAVLVFLHWGDEYQRQPARRQVSLGDALIAAGADLVVGCHPHMTQPAVWRTVQDANGQQRRGLVAYSLGNFISSQRDRYKDAGAILDVRLEKGPGEQRARVVAGELVPTWIQICRSAGKTDYRVLSAQAVAVDWPLGLDPLVRKSEYERAVLAVTDLEQLLSGAGPDALRMAGSPAPYARPRFFAGGRGWFSCSEPFLEAAWDLAVSGKSARLGAGPVRADDRDGFGGALETHVSAHSSFLAQRGAAVPVKWNLRETMLRELFGVDAAGTEWSALSFVPRVPHSLEHATLTLPAREGSVTARYVRAKGFEVVLPRGSRFHTQNARTEVPVVVSWLPSGAVRPLTPDETVWLGRHGWRRAAGGNAAVWLSVDEQCVRVVQEGYVLWEALCSTSGAPGPSGWHVVKARTGAETPLGGLISRNARTGGAGPPASQDEEQAFTRLITLRGLSEEAFPCPCTRDRITCDFHGADNETGLGTPAAKSGVRLSHADAWRLYDMVHAGMLVLATDYPEHAASR